The region CAATGTCAGTAGCACTGATACCACATTTCTTGATATCGGTGGGGGCGAGATCGCTGTCAGCTTCCACCATATCCTGATCAATAATCAAGGTGCCACCCGGCCTGAGGGAAGAGATGAACTTATCATAGCCCGGCTGGGTCATGGCGACTAGTACATCGTAACTGGTGGGTTCGAGTTCGTGAATTTCATCCTCAGAGATAATCACGTCCCCTCTACACTCGCCACCCCTCGATTCGCTCCCGTAGGATTGGTTCTGGATGGCTTTTTTTCCGTCGAAGACAGCAGACTGGCCCAAGATATAACTTGAGAGGACAATCCCCTGGCCACCAAAGCCGACAAACCTAATAATCATCAGGCTGTCTCCTCGGCCAACTGCCTGACTTGGTCATCGGTCACTTTGTGAAGTTGGGAGACATACTCGGGTCGCTCCTTGTTACACAGATTGCCAATGACGAACTTGCCCTTAAGCTCCTCCTCAGACATGTCGCGTGATTTCCCCACCCGAACCGACTGTTCCTTGAATCGTTTTAGAAATTCCACTCCGGTGCGAACACCGATACGGCGACCATAGTTGTCGGGACACTGCGACATGATCTCGACGAAACTGAAACCTTCGGTGGACAGAGCGTCTTTCATGGCTTTCATCAATTGGAAGACATGGTAGGTCGTCCAGCGGGAAACGTAGCTGGCCCCCGCCGCCATTACCAGATCAGCCACATTGAAGGGAGGTTCGATATTACCATAAGGAGTGGTTGTTGTCTTCACCCCAGTGGGTGTAGTAGGGGCAACCTGACCACCGGTCATCCCGTAGATCATATTGTTCACCATAATGACGGTCAAATCTATGTTGCGGCGGGCGGCATGAATCAGATGATTACCGCCGATCCCCGAAACATCACCATCTCCGGCAATCACCACAACTTTGAGATCGGGGCGCATGACTTTGACGCCGGTGGCAAAGGCAATGGGGCGACCGTGGGTAGTGTGAAGTGTGTCCGCCTTGAAATACGGGCTGGGAATCCAGGCTGAGCAACCTATCCCCGAGACACAGACCATCTTCGTCCTGTCAAGTTCGAGAGCTTCAACGGCATTGATAAACACGTTGAGAACCGTTCCGCAGCCACATCCGGTGCAAAACCGGTGCGGCATGATTTCTTCCCGAACGAAGTCCATGAGCCGGTGTCTGGGTGTGCTCATTCTATCCTCTCCAAGATCGCCTGAGTGATTTCGGTGACCGAGTGGGGAACACCGCCTATCTTGGACAGCGATACAACTTCACAGCCAACAAATCTCTCGATCTCTCTCGACATCTGGCCCAGGTTCATTTCGGGAACCAGGATAACATCCAGATCGCGGGCGAATTCGGTAACCTGTTTCCGGGCAAATGGCCAGATAGTGATAAGTCTCAAGAAGTCTACGTCTTTCCCCTGATCGCGAACTTCCTTCACCGCGCCAAGGGCGGGTCGCGACGTGGCACCATATGATATGACTCCAACACGTGCCTTGCCACCAGCAGTAATATCTTCAGCTACCTTGACAATTTGCTCGCGGTTGGCTTCGATCTTCCGACAGATTCTCCTGACCAGCTTATTATGGACATGGTCAGTCGATACATCTCTCATACCTGTGGACAAG is a window of Candidatus Zixiibacteriota bacterium DNA encoding:
- a CDS encoding 2-oxoacid:acceptor oxidoreductase family protein; this translates as MIIRFVGFGGQGIVLSSYILGQSAVFDGKKAIQNQSYGSESRGGECRGDVIISEDEIHELEPTSYDVLVAMTQPGYDKFISSLRPGGTLIIDQDMVEADSDLAPTDIKKCGISATDIAHTKFGRKIMANMVILGYMNTLLNLVSADALKRAITKNVPKGTEEFNLNAMLEGVELAKSQSQ
- a CDS encoding 2-oxoacid:ferredoxin oxidoreductase subunit beta, coding for MSTPRHRLMDFVREEIMPHRFCTGCGCGTVLNVFINAVEALELDRTKMVCVSGIGCSAWIPSPYFKADTLHTTHGRPIAFATGVKVMRPDLKVVVIAGDGDVSGIGGNHLIHAARRNIDLTVIMVNNMIYGMTGGQVAPTTPTGVKTTTTPYGNIEPPFNVADLVMAAGASYVSRWTTYHVFQLMKAMKDALSTEGFSFVEIMSQCPDNYGRRIGVRTGVEFLKRFKEQSVRVGKSRDMSEEELKGKFVIGNLCNKERPEYVSQLHKVTDDQVRQLAEETA